In Gambusia affinis linkage group LG06, SWU_Gaff_1.0, whole genome shotgun sequence, one DNA window encodes the following:
- the slc1a5 gene encoding neutral amino acid transporter B(0) isoform X4: protein MKNASGILEKVPIGTDQDGMNILGLVVFAIVFGVALRKLGEEGEILIKFFNSFNEATMVLVSWIMWYAPIGIMFLVAGKIVEMDDVGKLFASLGKYIACCMIGHAIHGLLVLPLIYFIFTRKNPYTFLWGIFTALATAFGTSSSSATLPLMMKCVEEKNGVSKHISRFILPIGATVNMDGAALFQCVAAVFIAQLNNTSLNFIQVITILVTATASSVGAAGIPAGGVLTLAIILEAIGLPTSDISLILAVDWLVDRTCTVLNVEGDAFGAGLLQHFVDKTSKREGVEELSEVRMDRDASAAMPEHSPLIDKRGLEGAKGDLSSEKESSM, encoded by the exons ATGAAAAACGCGTCCGGAATCCTAGAGAAG GTTCCCATTGGAACAGATCAAGACGGGATGAACATCCTTGGATTGGTGGTGTTCGCTATTGTTTTCGGTGTGGCCCTGAGGAAGCTGGGCGAAGAAGGAGAGATCCTCATCAAGTTCTTCAACTCCTTCAACGAGGCCACCATGGTGCTGGTGTCCTGGATCATGTG GTACGCCCCTATAGGTATCATGTTCCTCGTCGCAGGTAAGATTGTGGAGATGGACGACGTCGGCAAGCTGTTTGCCAGCCTGGGAAAATACATCGCCTGCTGCATGATTGGCCACGCCATTCACGGCCTGCTGGTGCTGCCCCTCATCTACTTCATTTTTACCAGGAAGAACCCCTACACCTTCCTGTGGGGCATCTTCACAGCCTTGGCCACGGCTTTTGGAACGAGCTCCAG CTCTGCCACTCTGCCCCTCATGATGAAGTGCGTGGAGGAGAAAAACGGCGTCTCCAAGCACATAAGCCGCTTCATCCTGCCCATCGGCGCCACGGTCAACATGGACGGCGCCGCGCTCTTCCAGTGTGTGGCGGCGGTTTTCATCGCCCAGCTTAACAACACCAGTCTCAACTTCATCCAAGTCATAACCATCCT TGTGACGGCGACTGCGTCCAGTGTTGGAGCTGCAGGTATACCTGCGGGCGGCGTGCTGACCCTCGCTATAATCCTGGAGGCCATTGGACTGCCCACCAGTGACATCTCTCTCATCCTGGCTGTTGACTGGCTTGT TGACCGCACCTGCACGGTGCTGAATGTGGAGGGCGACGCCTTCGGAGCGGGGCTCCTGCAGCACTTTGTGGACAAAACATCCAAACGCGAAGGAGTGGAGGAGCTCAGCGAGGTGAGGATGGACAGAGATGCGTCCGCCGCCATGCCCGAGCACTCGCCGCTCATCGATAAACGAGGCTTGGAGGGCGCAAAAGGAGACCTTTCCTCCGAGAAAGAGTCGTCCATGTAA
- the slc1a5 gene encoding neutral amino acid transporter B(0) isoform X3, whose translation MTSSVENIFPSNLVSAAFQSYGTSYKMKNASGILEKVPIGTDQDGMNILGLVVFAIVFGVALRKLGEEGEILIKFFNSFNEATMVLVSWIMWYAPIGIMFLVAGKIVEMDDVGKLFASLGKYIACCMIGHAIHGLLVLPLIYFIFTRKNPYTFLWGIFTALATAFGTSSSSATLPLMMKCVEEKNGVSKHISRFILPIGATVNMDGAALFQCVAAVFIAQLNNTSLNFIQVITILVTATASSVGAAGIPAGGVLTLAIILEAIGLPTSDISLILAVDWLVDRTCTVLNVEGDAFGAGLLQHFVDKTSKREGVEELSEVRMDRDASAAMPEHSPLIDKRGLEGAKGDLSSEKESSM comes from the exons aaaCATCTTCCCCTCCAACCTGGTGTCTGCCGCCTTTCAGTCG TATGGCACCTCCTACAAGATGAAAAACGCGTCCGGAATCCTAGAGAAG GTTCCCATTGGAACAGATCAAGACGGGATGAACATCCTTGGATTGGTGGTGTTCGCTATTGTTTTCGGTGTGGCCCTGAGGAAGCTGGGCGAAGAAGGAGAGATCCTCATCAAGTTCTTCAACTCCTTCAACGAGGCCACCATGGTGCTGGTGTCCTGGATCATGTG GTACGCCCCTATAGGTATCATGTTCCTCGTCGCAGGTAAGATTGTGGAGATGGACGACGTCGGCAAGCTGTTTGCCAGCCTGGGAAAATACATCGCCTGCTGCATGATTGGCCACGCCATTCACGGCCTGCTGGTGCTGCCCCTCATCTACTTCATTTTTACCAGGAAGAACCCCTACACCTTCCTGTGGGGCATCTTCACAGCCTTGGCCACGGCTTTTGGAACGAGCTCCAG CTCTGCCACTCTGCCCCTCATGATGAAGTGCGTGGAGGAGAAAAACGGCGTCTCCAAGCACATAAGCCGCTTCATCCTGCCCATCGGCGCCACGGTCAACATGGACGGCGCCGCGCTCTTCCAGTGTGTGGCGGCGGTTTTCATCGCCCAGCTTAACAACACCAGTCTCAACTTCATCCAAGTCATAACCATCCT TGTGACGGCGACTGCGTCCAGTGTTGGAGCTGCAGGTATACCTGCGGGCGGCGTGCTGACCCTCGCTATAATCCTGGAGGCCATTGGACTGCCCACCAGTGACATCTCTCTCATCCTGGCTGTTGACTGGCTTGT TGACCGCACCTGCACGGTGCTGAATGTGGAGGGCGACGCCTTCGGAGCGGGGCTCCTGCAGCACTTTGTGGACAAAACATCCAAACGCGAAGGAGTGGAGGAGCTCAGCGAGGTGAGGATGGACAGAGATGCGTCCGCCGCCATGCCCGAGCACTCGCCGCTCATCGATAAACGAGGCTTGGAGGGCGCAAAAGGAGACCTTTCCTCCGAGAAAGAGTCGTCCATGTAA